A genomic stretch from Leishmania donovani BPK282A1 complete genome, chromosome 36 includes:
- a CDS encoding protein kinase, putative: MSHLCSSLSRTPPRGGAISMPRDLSQTPAISRLGSTVKTPHIQKCVVDQTEDDDHPLEHMTVYFEEEDLRLVTTGLLGKGGFGKVFDAVSNSGEAYALKVSSKRMSENDWKRLKEEVTLMSHFSRHPNIVKFYAAGRDEDRAYVVMERCAGKSLHDVIASRGLDVPEILWIGWALVNTISYIHSKGCIHRDLKPQNLLFDHEGNLKITDFGLSSRISEAHPRKTVAGTAMYMAPEMATEVYKRMTKNSDAPSLSYGKEVDTWSIGVVLYVLLTRMNPYLEAIEQKGMRQLDKEHKSLALFNAVAGAAWSWPREWRGDPQLCRLVERVLHREPSQRATLMEVLEDSVWNRRPLSCPLSLLQKLNLLEPSPSSGLPLNNLAENLQFRPKRSAEAVLREGLERIEATEQRGRAQLELEYYETYNVLWCLLTLARAEEDARADILQSEEVQRGKLRNQSLARQSARGRCGSVSLVSEVADREVAASRTSRSVRRSVSLTEQEQGRLVRSSPVQYAVVYPGRDTATRWNLRAVVSLPRDMTAEIEREFKCMNGHVMTKLTSMPHGYNGFDCNVCDRGILKITGESPAFRCYKCDYDVCMKCAYSGKFKDVNFVCVTCAKRFTSTAKLQGHTLRCRGPSESPSPRRSSRMNTMLWDEPKRPSLLEVQLPEAPQSEPKLRASRCRSGRPTYNRTSTGGRISIGDPNAHSVVDFDAMVAEHREADFPKVSARASATGRESSQKRERAGSRRGRPSTSSSGSLSLDLPPQVQVPSKESRAQVQPRSSAELRDIMEEVEQRKQALPRDPLLSGPATPPQYNCNGEIIGIAARRRAESLEMARAEVITIRAEVADRPRELQHQPRVPRSASSSRAEKGLQGSHKRRREEWKQSARAPSPSGTAKRAAVEEHVAKHAIMPPQVPRGRAQQSRAPSVSGHTAQGGPPLPRRGPAAPFPAAALKAHLGAFQVPAAIPPKNFASILPSRYSMTNAMAPTCNTSTTRPADGAGAAAADLGRGGAPTYSHVLGRPNGAFLALPREERNRQQFLDDFLSGGWVRFYSFTNEDTVVMYYSLQPGRYGAMFPTEAGVGTAVLDVYSKLVLYVPCMNNESTNRSQPHPHVQTFYDEEARILSLPEAQRYLGGVLRCITGFVDEFSRLKAEGLTPAAVHAAYIHHRSMSHVPRDTKFVYIRKVFPDPSGSFTLFRLSNLRSQVVCNAMVDIRWQSDRRHNVGQKYYINADGTAEPFLVDQTGILSQLETVLNNNFRR, translated from the coding sequence ATGTCGCACTTGTGCAGCTCGTTGTCGAGGACTCCACCACGGGGTGGAGCGATATCTATGCCGCGCGATTTGTCGCAGACCCCCGCCATCTCTCGACTTGGAAGCACCGTGAAGACGCCGCACATCCAAAAGTGTGTCGTTGACCAAACAGAGGACGATGATCATCCACTGGAGCACATGACGGTCTAtttcgaggaggaggacctTAGACTGGTTACTACCGGGCTGCTTGGAAAAGGTGGGTTTGGAAAGGTATTTGATGCCGTTTCGAACAGCGGTGAGGCCTACGCGCTCAAGGTGTCATCGAAGCGCATGAGCGAAAATGACTGGAAGCGActgaaggaggaggtgacgcTCATGAGCCATTTCTCGCGCCATCCCAACATTGTGAAATTCTATGCTGCTGGTAGGGATGAAGATCGCGCCTACGTAGTGATGGAGCGGTGCGCAGGCAAGTCGCTTCATGACGTCATAGCCAGCAGGGGTCTTGATGTGCCGGAGATTTTGTGGATTGGGTGGGCCCTGGTGAACACCATCTCCTACATTCATTCCAAAGGCTGCATTCACCGCGACCTGAAGCCACAGAATCTCCTGTTTGACCACGAAGGTAATTTGAAGATTACAGATTTCGGACTTTCCAGCCGCATATCAGAGGCGCATCCTCGCAAGACGGTTGCCGGTACAGCAATGTACATGGCGCCTGAAATGGCGACTGAGGTTTACAAGCGAATGACAAAAAACTCGGACGCCCCTTCGCTGAGCTACGGGAAGGAGGTGGACACGTGGAGTATTGGTGTGGTCCTCTACGTGCTCTTGACACGCATGAATCCGTATCTCGAGGCGATAGAACAGAAAGGTATGCGCCAACTGGACAAGGAGCACAAGTCGCTTGCCCTCTTCAACGCTGTAGCGGGTGCTGCGTGGAGTTGGCCAAGGGAGTGGAGGGGAGATCCACAGCTCTGCCGACTTGtggagcgcgtgctgcaccgcgaACCGTCGCAGCGCGCCACGCTGATGGAGGTGCTCGAGGACTCTGTGTGGAACCGCCGGCCACTGTCCTGCCCACTCTCGCTGCTCCAGAAGCTCAACTTGCTGGAACCTTCGCCGTCGAGTGGCCTGCCTCTGAACAACCTTGCCGAGAATTTACAGTTCCGCCCGAAGCGatcggcggaggcggtgctgcgcgaagGGCTAGAGCGTATCGAAGCCACTGAGCAACGCGGCcgtgcgcagctggagcTTGAGTACTACGAAACCTACAATGTCCTCTGGTGCCTCCTTACTCTGGCGCGGGCGGAAGAGGATGCCAGGGCCGACATCCTCCAGTccgaggaggtgcagcgagGAAAGCTGCGCAATCAGTCTCTGGCTCGCCAGTCTGCCCGTGGGAGGTGTGGCAGCGTCTCACTGGTGTCAGAGGTTGCCGATCGCGAGGTAGCCGCATCTCGCACGTCTCGATCAGTGCGTCGAAGCGTCAGCTTGACCGAGCAGGAGCAGGGCAGACTGGTGCGTTCCAGCCCGGTCCAGTACGCAGTGGTGTACCCGGGGCGTGACACCGCCACTCGTTGGAACCTTCGCGCCGTGGTATCGCTGCCACGCGACATGACGGCCGAGATCGAGCGCGAGTTCAAGTGCATGAACGGGCACGTAATGACAAAGTTGACCTCGATGCCGCACGGCTACAACGGCTTCGACTGCAATGTCTGCGATCGCGGCATTCTTAAGATCACGGGCGAGTCGCCGGCCTTCCGATGCTACAAGTGCGACTACGATGTTTGCATGAAATGTGCGTATTCCGGCAAGTTCAAAGACGTCAACTTTGTCTGTGTGACGTGCGCAAAGCGCTTCACCTCCACCGCAAAGCTGCAGGGGCATACCTTGCGCTGTCGCGGCCCGAGCGAAAGTCCCTCACCGCGGCGATCGTCTCGCATGAACACGATGCTCTGGGACGAGCCGAAGAGACCGAGCCTGCTGGAGGTACAGCTGCCTGAGGCTCCCCAGAGTGAGCCGAAGCTGCgcgccagccgctgccgctccggaCGCCCCACATATAACCGCACATCGACCGGTGGCCGCATCAGCATTGGAGACCCGAATGCGCACAGTGTGGTGGACTTCGACGCAATGGTGGCCGAGCACCGCGAGGCTGACTTTCCCAAGGTGAGTGCACGCGCGTCCGCCACCGGCCGCGAATCCTCCCAGAAACGGGAGCGCGCAGGTAGTAGGCGTGGCCGACCATCCACCTCGTCTAGCGGTAGCCTTTCACTAGACTTGCCGCCCCAGGTGCAGGTACCAAGCAAGGAGTCGCGCGCACAGGTGCAGCCGCGCAGTTCCGCCGAGCTGCGCGATAtcatggaggaggtggagcagcggaAACAGGCACTGCCCCGTGACCCACTCTTGTCCGGGCCGGCCACACCGCCGCAGTACAACTGCAACGGTGAGATCATCGGCATTGCTGCTCGTCGCCGCGCAGAGAGCCTGGAGATGGCGCGCGCGGAAGTCATCACAATCCGCGCTGAGGTCGCGGACCGGCCCcgcgagctgcagcatcagccgcgtgtgccgcgcagcgcctcctcatcGAGAGCGGAGAAGGGGCTTCAGGGTTCCCACAAGCGCCGTCGCGAGGAGTGGAAGCAgtccgcgcgtgcgccgtctCCATCCGGTACGGCGAAGCGAGCCGCCGTGGAGGAACACGTGGCGAAGCATGCCATCATGCCGCCTCAGGTGCCACGCGGGCGAGCACAGCAGTCGCGTGCCCCCTCCGTTAGCGGGCACACCGCACAGGGCGgcccaccactgccgcgccgcggcccAGCCGCGCCATTTCCTGCAGCCGCTTTGAAGGCCCACCTCGGTGCCTTCCAGGTCCCTGCTGCGATTCCTCCTAAGAACTTTGCCTCCATCCTGCCGTCGCGCTACTCCATGACGAACGCAATGGCGCCCACGTGCAACACTTCGACAACAAGGCCGGCGGAcggagcaggagctgcggctgctgatCTTGGCCGGGGGGGTGCTCCGACATACAGCCATGTGCTGGGCCGGCCCAACGGCGCCTTTTTGGCGTTGCCGCGCGAGGAGCGGAATCGCCAGCAATTCTTGGACGACTTTCTTAGTGGTGGCTGGGTGCGTTTCTACTCTTTTACAAACGAGGACACCGTCGTCATGTACTACTCACTGCAGCCTGGTCGCTACGGGGCCATGTTTCCGACCGAGGCAGGCGTCGGCACTGCTGTGTTGGACGTGTACTCGAAACTGGTCCTCTATGTGCCGTGCATGAACAACGAGAGCACGAACCGCAGTCAACCCCACCCACACGTACAAACGTTCTACGACGAAGAGGCGCGCATTCTTAGCCTGCCTGAGGCGCAGCGGTACCTGGGCGGCGTACTACGCTGCATCACTGGATTTGTAGATGAGTTTAGCCGCTTGAAGGCCGAGGGACTTactccggcggcggtgcatgCTGCCTACATCCACCACCGTAGCATGTCCCACGTGCCGCGGGATACGAAGTTCGTGTACATTCGCAAAGTATTCCCCGACCCGTCTGGGTCTTTCACGCTGTTCCGCCTGTCGAACCTGCGCTCGCAAGTCGTTTGCAACGCTATGGTGGACATTCGCTGGCAGAGTGACCGACGCCACAACGTTGGCCAAAAGTATTACATCAACGCAGACGGCACCGCTGAGCCTTTTCTCGTTGATCAAACCGGAATTCTGTCGCAGCTGGAGACGGTCCTCAACAACAATTTCAGGAGATGA
- a CDS encoding selenophosphate synthetase, putative, with protein MPHKRPQSSAGESNGTADLKKPRFDPVSLGLPAEFQLTDYTRLKGCSCKLPQPKLLALLQELSTTPGQKDVGMDCSIVPLHHTNSKGEALFLVSTTDFFFPSVSDPFLQGQIGAANVLSDLYSMGIPDCDTMLMLLAASTEMDEHERLITTREIMKGFAERARLATTTVTGGQTVMNPWPLIGGVAMAVVSEAEMVRPAGLLCAGDILVLTKPLGCQVAVNLKQWLLRPSPLYEEAIAGHISPEEIEELYNMATDSMRRLNREGARLMRKHGAHGATDVTGFGILGHANNFGAAQTVGDAPRSLCLVLERLPMFKTAVAASKRMNDKYRLLEGYSAETSGGLLVAFPSTTAAEAFCAELTAIDGGCPSWIVGHVEDRAANVADGVYARLKDGYEIVEV; from the coding sequence ATGCCCCACAAGCGACCGCAGTCCTCCGCAGGAGAGTCGAACGGGACGGCCGATCTCAAAAAGCCGCGTTTCGACCCCGTCTCACTGGGCCTCCCTGCTGAGTTCCAGCTCACCGACTACACACGCCTGAAGGGGTGCAGCTGCAAACTGCCACAGCCAAAGCTGCTAGCCCTGCTGCAGGAACTCTCGACAACGCCTGGGCAGAAGGACGTCGGCATGGACTGCAGCattgtgccgctgcaccacacAAACAGCAAAGGTGAGGCTCTGTTCCTCGTCTCCACCACGGACTTCTTCTTCCCCAGTGTGTCAGACCCGTTCCTGCAGGGTCAGATCGGGGCTGCAAACGTCTTGTCAGACCTGTACAGCATGGGCATCCCGGATTGTGATACAATGCTGATGCTGCTCGCGGCCAGCACCGAGATGGACGAGCATGAACGCCTGATTACGACGCGCGAAATCATGAAGGGCTTTGCGGAGCGGGCGCggctggcgacgacgacggtgacaGGCGGGCAGACGGTCATGAACCCGTGGCCGCTGATTGGCGGGGTGGCCATGGCCGTCGTGTCCGAAGCGGAAATGGTGCGGCCAGCAGGGCTCTTGTGCGCCGGGGACATCTTGGTGCTGACGAAGCCGCTGGGGTGCCAGGTTGCAGTGAATCTCAagcagtggctgctgcggccctCGCCGCTGTACGAAGAGGCCATTGCAGGGCACATCTCCCCCGAAGAGATCGAGGAGCTGTACAACATGGCCACGGATAGCATGCGGCGTCTGAACCGCGAAGGGGCTCGGCTGATGCGGAAGCACGGCGCACACGGGGCCACCGACGTGACCGGCTTTGGCATTCTGGGGCACGCGAACAACTTTGGAGCAGCGCAGACCGTCGGCGATGCACCGCGCTCGCTCTGCCTCGTACTGGAACGGCTGCCGATGTTCAagaccgccgtcgccgcctcgaAGCGGATGAACGACAAGTACCGCCTCCTCGAAGGGTACTCGGCCGAGACGAGCGGCGGGCTGCTGGTGGCGTTCCcgagcaccaccgcagccgagGCGTTCTGCGCGGAGCTCACGGCGATCGATGGCGGGTGTCCGTCGTGGATTGTCGGGCATGTGGAGGATCGCGCCGCCAACGTCGCCGATGGTGTTTACGCTCGCCTCAAGGACGGGTATGAAATTGTAGAGGTGTGA
- a CDS encoding tyrosine specific protein phosphatase, putative: MHEKQLKEKQRFDVHLRRLGERVYPSMEDGFDRELAKLRRIDAYIRSNLDEYYSASLGSSMAKNRFPDVKPNEGTIVRLNETGSQGDGTYINANYIDAREKFKVPFVYIATQAPMKNTVLDFWRMVYENDSAFIVMLCAVKENGKIKSETYWPPRGAAYDMGVLSVTLVAENMRPDSVHRRLLLRSVRGDEKEVYHMQYVAWPDQGVPQSSVTLMEMINTIAKSPRSTQSPIVVHCSGGIGRTGVFIGLHIALAQFQLGQANISIPCIVRHLKACRTGMVQRKDQYIFLYYAVQREMERMILSQKAGVNLLDSRPRLAAAAATRAEPAPTQIASPLIMPMPVQARGRHTFSISTPLRSSTSAYPTELRSTPIQVPENRNAEDDAATMENYLQRVGSPPSLGRSPSLSYPVDCSFSVETLHHPFRQTSLSPPSLPNSIPREPDAHWRQVGTSRSSTSYMSESTTPLLRATSLLREELARQQQANRVKRFSPSFV, encoded by the coding sequence ATGCACGAAAAGCAACTCAAGGAGAAGCAACGCTTCGAtgtgcacctccgccgccttggcGAGCGCGTTTACCCCTCCATGGAAGATGGGTTTGATCGGGAGCTAgcgaagctgcgccgcatcgacgCATATATCCGGAGCAATTTGGATGAGTACTATAGCGCGTCACTCGGTTCGAGCATGGCGAAGAACCGCTTCCCCGATGTGAAGCCGAACGAGGGCACGATCGTGCGCCTGAACGAGACCGGTTCCCAAGGAGACGGCACGTACATCAATGCCAACTACATCGACGCGCGCGAAAAGTTCAAGGTGCCTTTTGTGTACATTGCGACGCAGGCACCAATGAAGAACACTGTGCTGGATTTTTGGCGCATGGTGTATGAGAATGACTCGGCCTTCATTGTGATGCTCTGCGCGGTGAAGGAGAACGGCAAGATAAAGAGTGAAACCTATTGGCCCCCACGAGGCGCCGCATACGACATGGGGGTGCTGTCCGTCACCCTCGTCGCGGAGAACATGCGGCCGGACTCGGTTCatcggcggctgctgctccgcagcGTTCGTGGTGACGAAAAGGAGGTGTATCACATGCAGTACGTGGCTTGGCCGGATCAAGGTGTGCCGCAAAGCAGCGTCACACTAATGGAAATGATCAATACCATCGCCAAGTCGCCGCGTAGCACACAGTCGCCGATCGTGGTGCACTGCTCCGGTGGCATTGGGCGGACGGGTGTCTTCATTGGTCTGCACATCGCTCTCGCGCAGTTTCAACTTGGTCAAGCAAACATCAGCATTCCTTGCATCGTACGCCACTTAAAGGCGTGCCGCACCGGGATGGTGCAGCGCAAGGATCAGTACATCTTTCTCTACtacgcggtgcagcgcgagATGGAGCGCATGATCCTATCCCAGAAAGCCGGCGTCAATCTGCTCGACAGCCGACCACGCttggcagccgccgcggcgacccGCGCTGAGCCAGCCCCGACGCAGATAGCCTCCCCGCTGATCATGCCCATGCCCGTCCAGGCCCGCGGGCGGCACACGTTTTCCATCTCCACGCCGCTCCGCTCGTCGACGTCAGCCTATCCCACCGAGCTTCGCTCCACGCCGATCCAAGTCCCAGAAAACCGGAacgccgaggacgacgcggccACCATGGAGAACTACCTGCAACGCGTAGGGTCGCCGCCCAGTTTGGGGCGTAGCCCAAGCCTGAGCTATCCGGTCGATTGCTCGTTTTCCGTGGAGACCTTACACCACCCATTTCGCCAAACCTCACTGTCGCCCCCATCACTCCCCAACTCCATCCCGCGTGAGCCGGACGCACACTGGCGCCAGGTCGGCACCTCTCGATCGAGCACGAGCTACATGTCAGAGAGCACGACACCACTGCTTCGGGCCACATCGCTCCTGCGAGAGGAACTtgcacgacagcagcaggcaaATCGCGTGAAGCGCTTCTCGCCTTCGTTTGTGTAA
- a CDS encoding phosphoribosylpyrophosphate synthetase, putative has protein sequence MESCNSRNGSLRVVHGNANPKLAEDVCRYLSIPVTASRVGCFANGETIVKILESIRGDDIFVIQPTCGNGAGTNVNQAVMELLLIIHTLKLSSARRVIAVIPHYGYARQDRKHTGRVPISASAVARMVTEMGVNGVLTMDLHCGQIQGFFHGCPVADLSPSSEFAEYVKQKNFTPSNLVVVAPDAGAVNRARRMCDRIGASRIVTILKRRVVANQVESMQLVGEVDECVCIIVDDMIDTAGTLCKAAEVLKEYGAKEVHAYATHGIFTDPACERLTQCDALVEVVVTDSIPQEESRQKCKKIKVISIAKLLADAIYRMHSEESLETVGQPEHFMPKHEDDLQVLESLVEEDEWSRCNE, from the coding sequence ATGGAATCCTGCAACAGCCGCAACGGCTCCCTCCGCGTAGTGCACGGCAACGCAAACCCGAAGCTCGCCGAGGACGTGTGCCGCTACCTCAGCATCCCCGTCACCGCCAGCCGCGTCGGATGCTTTGCTAACGGGGAGACGATTGTGAAGATCCTCGAGTCGATCCGCGGCGATGACATCTTCGTCATTCAGCCGACctgcggcaacggcgccggcacgaACGTGAATCAGGCGGTGATGGAGCTGTTGCTGATCATTCACACCCTGAAGCTGtcgtcggcgcgccgcgtGATTGCCGTGATTCCGCACTACGGATACGCTCGCCAGGACCGCAAGCACACGGGCCGCGTGCCCATCAGCGCGTCCGCCGTGGCGCGGATGGTGACGGAGATGGGCGTCAACGGCGTCTTGACGATGGACCTGCACTGTGGCCAGATTCAAGGCTTCTTCCACGGGTGCCCGGTGGCAGACCTCAGCCCCAGCTCTGAGTTTGCCGAGTACGTCAAACAAAAGAACTTCACTCCGAGCAACTTGGTGGTTGTGGCACCAGACGCCGGAGCGGTGAACCGGGCACGCCGCATGTGTGACCGCATCGGCGCCAGTCGCATCGTCACAATTCTAAAGCGCCGCGTCGTGGCCAACCAGGTCGAGTCGATGCAGCTGGTCGGCGAGGTCGacgagtgtgtgtgcatcaTCGTGGATGACATGATCGACACGGCCGGCACGCTGTGtaaggcggcggaggtgctgaaggagTACGGTGCGAAAGAAGTGCACGCCTATGCGACGCACGGCATCTTCACCGACCCCGCGTGTGAGCGCCTCACGCAGTGCGATGCGTTGGTCGAGGTGGTGGTTACGGATAGCATTCCGCAAGAGGAGTCCCGCCAGAAGTGCAAGAAGATTAAGGTCATTTCCATCGCAAAGCTTCTGGCCGATGCCATTTACCGCATGCACTCGGAGGAGAGTCTTGAGACGGTGGGGCAGCCGGAGCACTTCATGCCGAAGCATGAAGATGACCTGCAGGTGCTCGAGTCCCTTGTAGAGGAGGATGAGTGGTCGCGTTGTAACGAGTAA
- a CDS encoding ubiquinone biosynthesis methyltransferase, putative, whose amino-acid sequence MLHYTRLGRNMGLGDAYVKKVFDSVATKYDMMNDVLSLGIHRIWKKHFVEDCVCPLPGSKFLDVAGGTGDIAFRITDSIRARGQSFGIVPKTLDGTKVVVCDINAMMLKEGQKRAEREGYMDIDWVCASGEELPFEDGAFDSYTVSFGIRNFSDRPKALREAFRVLKVGGALHVLEFSRVTCPLLSVPYELWSYGFMPQAGRMLADEESYRYLVDSIRAFPDQETFAQMIRDAGFGYVRYENLTGGIACIHTGVKTTPTPITPTTSSDIPAQNTSEATCEVKPEPNSA is encoded by the coding sequence atgctACATTACACACGATTGGGCCGCAACATGGGCCTTGGTGATGCCTACGTGAAGAAAGTCTTCGACTCCGTGGCGACCAAGTACGACATGATGAACGATGTCCTCTCTTTAGGCATTCACCGCATCTGGAAGAAGCACTTTGTCGAGGATTGTGTTTGCCCGTTGCCTGGCAGCAAGTTCCTGGATGTTGCGGGTGGAACGGGCGATATTGCCTTCAGGATCACTGACAGTATCCGTGCCCGCGGGCAGTCGTTTGGCATAGTGCCGAAGACTCTGGATGGCACGAAAGTTGTTGTGTGTGATATAAACGCTATGATGCTCAAGGAAGGTCAGAAGCGTGCGGAGCGCGAGGGCTACATGGACATCGACTGGGTCTGCGCAAGTGGCGAGGAGCTTCCGTTCGAGGACGGCGCGTTTGACAGCTACACAGTGTCCTTTGGCATCCGCAACTTCAGCGATAGACCAAAGGCGCTGCGCGAAGCTTTTCGTGTACTCAAGGTAggtggtgcgctgcacgTGCTGGAGTTCAGCAGAGTGACCTGCCCGCTTTTGAGCGTGCCTTATGAATTGTGGTCTTACGGCTTTATGCCGCAGGCAGGGCGCATGCTGGCGGATGAAGAGAGCTACCGCTATTTAGTGGATAGCATACGCGCTTTCCCGGACCAGGAGACGTTTGCGCAGATGATCCGCGACGCTGGCTTTGGGTATGTGCGCTATGAGAACTTGACTGGTGGCATTGCGTGCATTCATACCGGTGTGAAGACTACTCCTACACCAATAACCCCAACGACCAGCTCTGACATTCCCGCTCAGAATACTTCAGAGGCGACATGTGAGGTAAAACCAGAGCCGAATTCTGCGTAG
- a CDS encoding branch point binding protein, putative yields MPKETASRWSESRYTNLQVPSYVPSEALMHEDGQFLRAFLLRVLANDMQRMLATNTCAAYFRNIPLEPEYDASGNRTNTPENVVMEKRLRVMDDISKLLRTYVERAEYAANKSKDINRRIYFTAEQIETGDYGALIGPRGLVHQQLEKETNCHIVLVGRGITNPLKDTNPNAAAMALEDPHVRITATTEEDLQTAAERIEWILSDEPEAVEFRENNRRRMAQVDGRYDPRTWMTAAEKRKKAAAEKAAAAGGAAAGEDETGAEKGRKREREESPVEEEDTELNEFLEDL; encoded by the coding sequence ATGCCGAAGGAGACCGCATCCCGGTGGAGCGAGTCGCGCTACACGAACTTGCAAGTGCCGAGCTACGTCCCTTCCGAGGCCCTCATGCACGAAGATGGACAGTTTCTGCGCGCCTTTCTCCTTCGCGTGCTGGCGAATGATATGCAGCGCATGCTCGCCACCAACACGTGCGCTGCCTATTTCCGCAACATCCCGCTGGAACCGGAGTACGACGCAAGCGGCAATCGCACCAACACACCTGAGAACGTGGTGATGGAAAAGCGACTGCGCGTCATGGACGACATTAGCAAGTTGCTGCGCACCTACGTGGAGCGGGCCGAGTACGCGGCCAACAAGTCCAAGGACATCAATCGTCGCATCTACTTCACAGCGGAGCAGATCGAGACGGGCGACTACGGTGCTCTCATCGGGCCGCGTGGTTTGGTGCATCAacagctggagaaggagacaAATTGTCACATTGTGCTGGTCGGGCGAGGCATCACCAATCCGCTAAAGGACACGAACCCGAATGCAGCGGCCATGGCGCTGGAGGACCCACACGtgcgcatcaccgccaccacggaAGAGGATCTGCAAACAGCCGCGGAGCGCATTGAGTGGATCCTGTCCGATGAGCCGGAGGCTGTCGAGTTCCGCGAGAACAACCGCCGCCGAATGGCCCAGGTGGACGGCCGCTACGACCCGCGCACGTggatgacggcggcggagaagcggaagaaggcagccgcggagaaggcggctgcagctggtggcgctgctgcgggcgAGGACGAGACGGGAGCGGAGAAGGGTCGCAAACGGGAGCGGGAGGAGTCACCagtggaagaggaagacacCGAGCTGAACGAGTTCCTTGAAGACCTGTAG
- a CDS encoding NADH dehydrogenase, putative, which produces MLRSTLRRLTKPNVVVLGTGWAGCYAAHHVDPNLCNIHVISTRNHMVFTPLLPQTTTGTLEFRSVCEPITNIQPALAKPPHRFLRSVIYDVDFDEKQVKCVGVGVVGGSENVPVNTFSVPYDYLIMAYGARPNTFNIPGVEEKAFFLREVNEARGIRKRLVQNIMTANLPTTSIAEAKRLLHTVVVGGGPTGIEFAANLAEFFREDIKNVNTSLLPYCKVTVLEAGEVLGSFDTALRRYGQLRLNQLGVEIRKTAVVGVTDEEVFTKSGEVLPTGLVVWSTGVGSGPVTKALKCDKTNRGRISIDDHLRVLRDGKPIPNVFAAGDCAASNERPLPTLAAVASRQGRYIGKEMNNLLKGKQMSRPFVYRSLGSMASIGNRSAIVSLGDKFKFDLNGCAALWVWKSAYLTILGSIRSKLYVIVNWAGSQIFGRDITYIGDLAEDRMYSALAVEEVSKEMSRKKTPEMLHAVNPESNYTSSVEKEGANKGFLPRKLGESTPLAPHGQAIEGSQVAHAAAAAPSAEPEKKM; this is translated from the coding sequence atgctgcgcagcacgtTGCGGCGGCTGACGAAGCCGAACGTCGTGGTGCTAGGCACGGGATGGGCCGGCTGCTACGCTGCTCACCACGTTGACCCCAACTTGTGCAACATCCACGTCATCTCGACTCGCAACCACATGGTCTTcaccccgctgctgccgcagacgACGACTGGCACGCTTGAGTTCCGCTCCGTATGTGAGCCCATCACGAACATTCAGCCTGCTCTTGCAAAGCCGCCACACCGCTTCCTTCGAAGCGTCATCTACGACGTGGATTTCGACGAGAAGCAGGTGAAGTGTGTGGGCGTCGGCGTTGTTGGCGGCTCGGAAAATGTGCCGGTTAACACATTTAGCGTCCCCTATGACTACCTCATCATGGCGTACGGTGCCCGCCCCAACACGTTCAACATCCCTGGTGTGGAGGAGAAAGCGTTCTTCCTGCGTGAGGTGAACGAGGCCCGCGGCATCCGCAAGCGCCTCGTGCAGAACATCATGACCGCTAATCTTCCAACCACCTCGAtcgcggaggcgaagaggcTGCTGCACACGGTGGTCGTGGGTGGCGGTCCAACAGGTATCGAGTTTGCCGCCAACCTCGCCGAGTTTTTCCGGGAAGACATCAAGAACGTCAATACCTCACTGCTGCCATACTGTAAGGTGaccgtgctggaggcgggTGAGGTACTCGGATCCTTTGAtaccgcgctgcggcgataCGGCCAGCTCCGGCTGAACCAGCTGGGTGTCGAAATCCGCAAGACAGCCGTAGTGGGTGTGACAGACGAGGAGGTGTTCACCAAGTCAGGCGAGGTGCTGCCGACCGGGTTGGTGGTGTGGAGCACCGGTGTCGGCTCGGGTCCGGTCACGAAGGCCCTGAAGTGCGACAAAACGAATCGCGGACGCATCTCCATCGACGACCACTTGCGCGTTCTGCGCGATGGCAAGCCGATCCCGAACGTGTTTGCCGCTGGCGACTGCGCGGCCAGCAACGAGAgaccgctgccgacgctggccgccgtcgcctcaCGCCAGGGCCGCTACATCGGGAAGGAGATGAACAATCTGCTCAAGGGAAAGCAGATGAGCAGACCGTTTGTGTACCGCAGTCTGGGTAGCATGGCCTCCATCGGCAACCGCTCCGCCATCGTCTCGCTCGGCGACAAGTTTAAGTTTGACCTGAACGGCTGTGCGGCGCTGTGGGTGTGGAAAAGCGCCTACCTCACGATCCTCGGCTCGATCCGCAGCAAGCTTTACGTAATCGTGAATTGGGCCGGCAGCCAGATCTTCGGCCGCGATATCACGTACATTGGCGACCTTGCTGAGGACCGCATGTACTCGGCCCTGGCAGTAGAGGAGGTGTCGAAGGAGATGAGCCGCAAGAAGACTCCCGAGATGCTGCACGCTGTGAATCCAGAGAGCAACTATACCTCTTCTGTCGAGAAAGAGGGTGCTAACAAGGGATTCCTGCCTCGAAAGCTTGGGGAGTCGACACCACTGGCTCCGCATGGACAAGCCATCGAGGGCTCCCAGGTGGctcacgcagcagccgctgccccaTCGGCCGAACCCGAAAAGAAAATGTAG